The following proteins come from a genomic window of Nostoc sp. ATCC 53789:
- a CDS encoding histidine kinase, with protein sequence MPNNNIKEKIQADLQQAKETGQLRTDRIREIVKSAVSQVGSEFKQGSTELRSLVRDAVSAVIENFQEKGSELKDEVTASIEGALEGINTQRHESIAKTQTDIKRLQAQLDGEEEQLQQEVDVILAEIEETGKERPASTKTAIDSAVNAIKDSEEVGLLKKRYAQLQAQLAIVRANMAARYGGRSMEVQDYLDEAKHWYDKARPQAESVAIQVEQKRSQLEDKLGEAGTSLARKERQIKQTLRELLLTAADLFKDKEPANKERETIHK encoded by the coding sequence ATGCCTAACAACAATATCAAAGAAAAAATTCAAGCAGACTTGCAACAAGCTAAAGAAACTGGACAATTAAGAACCGATCGGATTCGAGAAATTGTTAAATCCGCAGTTTCTCAAGTAGGCTCTGAGTTTAAACAAGGTTCTACTGAACTTCGTAGCCTGGTTAGAGATGCTGTTTCTGCTGTCATTGAAAACTTCCAAGAAAAAGGTAGCGAACTTAAAGATGAAGTGACAGCTTCTATTGAAGGAGCGCTAGAAGGAATTAACACTCAAAGACACGAATCTATTGCTAAAACTCAGACAGATATCAAGCGGCTCCAAGCTCAACTAGATGGTGAAGAAGAACAACTCCAGCAAGAGGTTGATGTAATCTTGGCAGAAATTGAAGAGACGGGTAAAGAAAGACCAGCTAGTACCAAAACTGCAATTGATTCTGCTGTCAATGCCATTAAAGATAGTGAAGAAGTCGGGTTATTAAAGAAACGTTACGCGCAATTGCAAGCACAGCTAGCTATTGTCAGAGCTAATATGGCTGCACGCTATGGCGGACGTTCTATGGAGGTTCAAGATTATCTAGATGAGGCTAAACACTGGTATGATAAGGCTCGTCCCCAAGCTGAGTCTGTAGCTATACAGGTAGAACAGAAGCGATCGCAGCTAGAAGACAAACTAGGTGAAGCTGGTACATCTCTGGCCAGAAAAGAGCGCCAAATCAAACAAACCTTAAGGGAGTTACTTTTAACAGCAGCTGACTTATTCAAAGATAAGGAACCTGCTAATAAAGAGCGCGAGACTATTCATAAATAG
- the petJ gene encoding cytochrome c6 PetJ, which produces MKKLLTLVLVTLLLLFSAFTMPAMAADIVNGEQIFSLHCAGCHINGSNIIRRGKNLKKQALKKYGMDSIEAVTSIVTNGKNNMSAYKERLTEQQITDVSAYVLEQAEKDWR; this is translated from the coding sequence TTGAAAAAACTACTCACATTAGTATTAGTAACATTGCTGCTATTGTTCAGCGCTTTTACTATGCCTGCAATGGCAGCAGACATAGTTAACGGTGAACAAATATTTAGTCTTCATTGTGCTGGTTGTCATATTAACGGCAGCAACATAATTAGGCGGGGTAAAAATCTCAAAAAGCAAGCGCTGAAAAAGTATGGTATGGATTCAATAGAGGCAGTTACATCTATAGTTACCAATGGTAAAAATAATATGTCAGCCTACAAAGAGCGCCTTACTGAACAGCAAATTACAGATGTTTCTGCTTACGTTCTCGAACAAGCTGAAAAAGACTGGCGTTAG
- the ilvN gene encoding acetolactate synthase small subunit, which produces MKHTLSVLVEDEAGVLSRISGLFARRGFNIESLAVGPAEQGGVSRITMVVPGDDRVIEQLTKQLYKLVNVLKVQDITETPCVERELMLVKVNASSSNRSEVIELSQIFRARVVDVAEDSLTLEVVGDPGKMVAIVQVLQKFGLREIARTGKIALTRESGVNTELLKSLEAKV; this is translated from the coding sequence ATGAAACATACCCTTTCAGTTCTCGTAGAAGATGAGGCGGGTGTTCTTTCCCGCATTTCTGGTTTATTCGCCCGTCGTGGTTTTAATATTGAAAGCCTTGCTGTTGGCCCTGCTGAACAGGGAGGAGTCTCCCGAATTACAATGGTTGTACCTGGTGACGATCGCGTGATCGAGCAACTCACCAAGCAACTATACAAGTTAGTCAATGTCCTCAAGGTACAGGATATTACCGAAACTCCTTGCGTCGAGCGAGAATTGATGCTTGTGAAAGTGAATGCTAGTAGCAGCAATCGCTCAGAAGTGATTGAACTGTCTCAGATTTTCCGGGCGCGAGTCGTGGATGTCGCAGAAGATTCTCTCACCTTAGAAGTTGTGGGAGATCCAGGTAAAATGGTAGCGATCGTGCAGGTGTTGCAAAAATTTGGTTTAAGAGAAATCGCCCGCACTGGCAAAATTGCCCTGACTCGTGAGTCAGGTGTGAATACCGAGTTACTCAAGTCTTTGGAAGCAAAAGTTTAG
- a CDS encoding HAMP domain-containing sensor histidine kinase, with the protein MNTSIANDILTALNILVLEKIDAGLFKIIGNIPDWLNQFSCKNLASGMNISIPHEEFSFLNNFLVDAEKFWTNNNTKKLSSGLWTEIDATGQEYQFKAYVIWVDNKKFLLIEALEDSYQEQQYILQKAREYKLIYQQLLKDNQKKDVLVHCLVHDIAVELSAINCCFALLEFENLTPKGKEYLETGIKQCLKQEMLIKDILDAFSTEAALTENSHIDIEEAPNILSSIQEVIEFSKLNFALNNIQLQLATNIDMTADWKVMADKSRLDRVISNLVENAYRYSKPDSIVTIGLQLDGQYVLVTIDDCGLGVPPEMEKNLFQKFSQGKGKSGRVGLGLYFCRITLERWGGMIGYLPRLEGGSRFWFRLPRLVSVLTYSPV; encoded by the coding sequence ATGAATACATCGATCGCGAATGATATACTCACGGCTTTGAACATTCTGGTGTTAGAGAAAATTGATGCAGGTTTATTTAAAATTATTGGTAATATACCTGATTGGTTAAATCAATTTTCTTGTAAAAATTTAGCATCAGGAATGAATATATCAATACCACATGAAGAGTTTTCTTTTTTAAATAATTTTTTAGTTGATGCCGAAAAATTTTGGACTAACAATAATACTAAAAAACTCAGTTCAGGTTTATGGACTGAAATAGATGCAACTGGACAAGAATATCAATTTAAAGCTTATGTCATTTGGGTGGATAATAAGAAATTTTTATTGATTGAGGCGTTGGAAGACTCTTATCAAGAACAGCAGTATATTCTCCAAAAAGCTAGAGAATATAAATTGATTTATCAGCAATTACTTAAAGATAATCAAAAAAAAGATGTTCTAGTTCATTGTCTTGTCCATGATATAGCAGTGGAATTGAGCGCTATAAACTGCTGTTTTGCACTACTAGAATTTGAAAACCTAACGCCTAAAGGAAAAGAATATTTAGAAACTGGAATAAAGCAATGTCTCAAACAAGAGATGCTGATTAAAGATATTTTAGACGCTTTTTCTACTGAAGCAGCATTAACAGAAAATTCTCATATCGATATTGAAGAAGCACCTAATATCTTAAGTTCTATACAAGAGGTAATTGAATTTTCAAAACTGAACTTTGCCCTTAATAATATACAATTACAGCTTGCTACCAATATTGATATGACAGCAGACTGGAAAGTTATGGCAGATAAATCTCGTTTAGATAGAGTGATTTCTAATCTAGTAGAAAATGCTTATAGATATAGTAAACCAGATTCTATTGTGACTATTGGTCTACAACTGGATGGGCAATATGTTTTAGTTACTATAGATGATTGTGGTTTGGGTGTACCGCCAGAAATGGAAAAGAATTTATTTCAAAAGTTCTCTCAAGGCAAAGGTAAATCAGGGAGAGTTGGTTTAGGTCTTTATTTTTGTAGAATCACACTTGAACGCTGGGGAGGTATGATTGGTTATTTACCTCGTCTTGAAGGTGGTTCTAGATTTTGGTTCCGCTTGCCAAGACTAGTATCAGTGTTGACATACTCCCCGGTGTGA
- a CDS encoding BON domain-containing protein has translation MSWLQRLFGMEKPQNAEVNPTPQSIAQTPSSTAAPTATQSIPPERLGLSGEYDQSGLAKRVALAFDEDPQLDDVNTLWVAQTGSTVVLKGKVPSQEILNKMISVARSVHGTTDVDTNQATIG, from the coding sequence ATGAGTTGGTTACAAAGACTATTTGGAATGGAAAAACCTCAAAATGCAGAAGTAAATCCTACTCCGCAGTCAATAGCACAAACTCCTAGTAGTACTGCTGCTCCTACTGCTACTCAATCCATACCCCCAGAACGTCTGGGATTAAGTGGCGAATATGACCAAAGTGGGTTGGCAAAGCGGGTAGCTTTGGCATTTGATGAAGATCCCCAACTTGATGATGTTAATACCCTTTGGGTTGCTCAAACGGGTAGCACTGTAGTATTGAAAGGCAAAGTTCCCAGTCAAGAAATTCTCAATAAGATGATTTCTGTAGCTCGCTCTGTGCATGGAACTACAGATGTTGACACTAACCAAGCCACGATTGGTTAG
- a CDS encoding OmpA family protein → MNDYSKNPIPKASSEGLDSNNQTFELNDELTILRSLLLDIEPTKLKTLYERLENPQILPEDISRMLPEAVILRSKQDKQLGEVMVSTVENAIEVSVKQDHNVLSDALFPVIGPATRKAISTALEEMMQSMNQTLEHSLSPQSFKWRLEAQRTGKSFAEIVLLRTLVYRVEQIFLIHKKSGLLLQHLVTTQITVQDPDLVAAMLTAIQDFVKDSFKVQKVDGLKSLRFGEVIIWIEEGPQALVAAMIRGNPPQELRLVLQEAIEKIHLKLGREIKNFTGETEVFQASLPYLEACLVVQYKSAAKKNYTYAWAFLGAIAIACGTWGFFAIREQLRWQAYLQKLNSLPGIVVINTKQAFGKYFISGMRDPLAVDPNTLIQQTNLNPKIVISQWRPYLSLEPQFTAKRVEKLLHPPQTVSLRVDNNGILNVTGYARRKWILEARKLWVFIPGITQFQDQKLVEIELSELELSKIKIEKEIIFFTEGTTELMPGEIDKLPNLFLSIRKCLDIAKYLGKNVQIQIIGHTNSAGTERRNRPLSQARANKIISYLISQGIKINQFQALTVSSSLTSQPELTPESKEFNRRVSFKVLINNTSK, encoded by the coding sequence ATGAATGACTATTCAAAAAATCCAATACCGAAAGCATCCTCTGAAGGTTTGGACAGCAACAACCAAACCTTCGAACTTAATGATGAACTAACTATACTCCGTAGTTTGCTTCTGGATATTGAGCCGACTAAACTTAAAACACTTTATGAGCGATTAGAAAACCCTCAAATTCTACCAGAAGATATTAGCAGAATGCTTCCAGAAGCTGTTATCTTACGCTCAAAGCAAGATAAACAACTTGGGGAAGTAATGGTATCAACTGTGGAAAATGCCATTGAAGTTTCTGTTAAACAAGACCACAATGTGCTTTCAGATGCATTATTTCCAGTTATTGGGCCAGCTACTCGCAAGGCGATTTCCACGGCTCTTGAGGAAATGATGCAATCGATGAATCAAACTCTGGAACATAGCTTGTCTCCACAGAGCTTTAAATGGAGGCTAGAAGCACAACGCACAGGAAAATCATTTGCGGAAATTGTGCTGTTACGGACGCTAGTTTATCGAGTTGAACAAATCTTTTTGATTCATAAAAAATCAGGGTTATTGTTGCAACATTTAGTAACAACGCAGATAACAGTTCAAGATCCAGATTTAGTAGCTGCGATGTTGACAGCTATCCAGGATTTTGTCAAAGATTCCTTTAAGGTACAAAAAGTAGATGGGTTAAAAAGTTTACGCTTTGGAGAAGTCATTATTTGGATTGAAGAGGGGCCGCAAGCTCTAGTAGCAGCGATGATTCGAGGGAATCCTCCTCAAGAATTAAGGTTAGTTTTGCAAGAAGCGATAGAAAAAATTCACCTAAAGCTAGGTAGAGAAATTAAAAATTTTACAGGGGAAACAGAAGTATTTCAGGCCAGCCTGCCTTATTTAGAAGCTTGTCTGGTAGTTCAGTATAAATCTGCGGCTAAAAAAAATTATACCTATGCCTGGGCTTTCTTGGGCGCGATCGCGATCGCTTGTGGGACTTGGGGCTTTTTTGCGATAAGAGAACAACTTCGTTGGCAAGCATATCTCCAAAAACTCAACTCTCTGCCAGGAATTGTTGTGATTAACACCAAGCAAGCTTTTGGCAAATATTTTATTTCGGGAATGCGCGATCCTTTAGCAGTAGATCCCAATACACTAATACAACAAACAAATCTTAATCCCAAAATAGTAATTAGCCAGTGGCGACCTTATCTGTCTTTGGAGCCACAATTTACTGCCAAAAGAGTTGAAAAATTGTTGCATCCTCCCCAGACTGTATCATTAAGGGTTGATAACAACGGTATTCTTAATGTAACTGGTTATGCACGCCGTAAATGGATTTTAGAAGCACGGAAATTATGGGTATTTATTCCTGGCATCACCCAATTTCAAGACCAAAAACTCGTAGAAATAGAACTTAGCGAGTTAGAGTTATCTAAAATAAAGATAGAAAAAGAAATAATTTTTTTTACAGAAGGAACAACTGAGTTGATGCCTGGTGAAATTGACAAATTGCCTAATTTGTTTTTATCAATCCGCAAATGTTTGGATATTGCCAAGTATTTAGGTAAAAATGTGCAGATTCAAATAATTGGACATACTAATAGTGCTGGAACAGAACGAAGAAATAGACCGCTCAGTCAAGCTCGCGCTAATAAAATTATATCGTATTTAATATCCCAAGGAATCAAGATAAACCAATTTCAAGCACTAACTGTAAGTTCTAGCCTAACTTCGCAGCCAGAATTAACGCCAGAATCTAAAGAATTTAATCGGAGAGTATCTTTCAAAGTATTAATAAATAATACCTCTAAATAA
- a CDS encoding Rab family GTPase, which produces MIGAFATGKTSLVAMFVHSIFSEKYHTTVGVKIDKKAIEIQDKKINLILWDIYGEDEFQELQMSYLRGSAGYLLVVDGTRYNTLQKAFDLQIKIEDAIGQVPFILVINKLDITDEWEIESAEIDDVIQKGWTVIKTSAKHGIGVEEAFQTLAKKILDC; this is translated from the coding sequence ATGATAGGTGCATTTGCTACAGGTAAAACTAGTTTAGTAGCAATGTTTGTCCACAGTATTTTTTCTGAAAAATATCATACTACTGTGGGTGTAAAAATTGATAAAAAAGCTATAGAGATTCAAGATAAAAAAATCAACCTTATCCTTTGGGATATCTATGGAGAAGATGAGTTTCAAGAATTACAAATGTCTTATTTGCGAGGTTCTGCTGGTTATTTATTAGTTGTAGATGGTACTAGGTATAATACTTTACAAAAAGCTTTTGACTTACAAATAAAAATAGAAGATGCCATTGGTCAAGTTCCATTTATTTTAGTCATAAACAAGTTGGATATAACGGATGAATGGGAAATTGAATCTGCTGAGATAGATGATGTTATACAAAAGGGTTGGACTGTGATTAAAACAAGTGCCAAACATGGTATTGGTGTAGAAGAAGCTTTTCAAACTCTCGCTAAAAAAATATTGGATTGCTAA
- a CDS encoding aldo/keto reductase has protein sequence MNLPAASRLQFTPDLNICRILNGMWQVSGAHGQINPQAAIETMFKYLDAGFTTWDLADHYGPAEDFIGEFRCQLIDTRGKDALSKVQAFTKWVPRPGKMTKKLVEENIDISLRRMNVESLDLMQFHWWEYQDKNYLDALKYMAELQTEGKIKHLGLTNFDTENLKLITEAGIKIVSNQVQFSLIDRRPEVNMVEFCQQHDIKLFTYGTLCGSLLSENYLGKPEPRGSDLSTASLKKYKNMIDAWGGWQLFQELLAILKEIANKHKVSISNVAVRYILDQPTVGGVIVGARLGVSEHIEDNAKVFSFSLDADDRDRISAVSRQSRDLYQLIGDCGDEYRR, from the coding sequence ATGAACTTACCCGCAGCGAGCCGTCTCCAATTCACTCCCGATTTAAACATCTGTCGCATATTAAATGGTATGTGGCAAGTCTCCGGCGCACACGGACAGATCAATCCCCAAGCTGCCATTGAGACTATGTTCAAATATTTAGATGCAGGCTTTACCACTTGGGATTTAGCAGATCATTATGGCCCTGCTGAGGACTTTATTGGTGAGTTTCGCTGTCAACTAATTGATACTCGTGGCAAAGACGCTTTATCTAAGGTGCAAGCCTTTACAAAATGGGTGCCTCGTCCAGGTAAAATGACAAAGAAACTGGTTGAGGAAAACATTGATATTTCCCTGAGAAGGATGAATGTAGAATCGTTAGATTTGATGCAATTCCACTGGTGGGAATATCAGGATAAAAATTATCTAGATGCCCTGAAATATATGGCGGAACTCCAGACTGAGGGTAAAATTAAGCATCTAGGCTTAACTAATTTTGACACGGAAAATTTGAAGCTGATTACTGAAGCAGGCATCAAAATTGTTTCTAATCAAGTGCAATTTTCCCTTATTGACCGCCGTCCCGAAGTTAATATGGTGGAATTTTGTCAGCAGCATGACATCAAGCTTTTTACTTACGGTACACTGTGCGGCAGCTTGTTATCAGAAAACTATTTGGGTAAACCGGAACCGCGAGGATCTGATCTGTCCACTGCTAGTTTGAAAAAATATAAAAATATGATTGATGCTTGGGGTGGTTGGCAATTATTTCAAGAATTGCTAGCTATTTTGAAGGAAATTGCTAATAAGCATAAAGTAAGCATCTCTAACGTGGCAGTGCGTTACATTTTAGATCAGCCAACTGTGGGTGGTGTGATAGTTGGTGCCAGACTTGGCGTATCTGAACATATAGAAGATAACGCCAAAGTATTTAGTTTTAGTTTAGATGCTGACGATCGCGATCGCATCAGCGCCGTATCTCGACAGTCACGAGATTTGTATCAGCTAATCGGCGATTGCGGCGACGAGTATCGCCGCTAA
- a CDS encoding alpha/beta fold hydrolase produces the protein MTTTLHWQERVGNQRDWVWRGWQTRYTYIRPSQNNHKTQPLILLHGFGASIGHWRHNLEVLAEHHTVYAIDMLGFGASEKAAANYSIDLWVEQVYDFWKTFIRQPAILVGNSNGSLISMAAAAAHPDMVLGIVMMSLPDPSLEQEAIPPVLRPLVRAIKNVVASPLVLKPVFNFVRRPGVLRRWASLAYANPEAITDELIEILAGPPQDRGSARAFSALFKAAIGINFSPSVKTVLPTLTIPMLLIWGQKDRFVPPALANRFAQYNQKLEVLNLADVGHCPHDECPEQVNQAIVDWIERWVSVGVASRRHRQPPYTFPALPEV, from the coding sequence GTGACCACTACACTGCACTGGCAAGAACGGGTTGGGAATCAAAGAGATTGGGTTTGGCGGGGCTGGCAAACCCGCTATACTTACATTCGCCCTAGCCAAAATAACCACAAAACACAACCTCTGATTCTGTTACATGGCTTTGGCGCTTCCATTGGTCATTGGCGACATAATTTAGAAGTGTTGGCTGAACATCACACAGTTTACGCCATTGATATGCTGGGTTTTGGCGCTTCTGAAAAAGCCGCAGCTAATTACAGCATTGACTTGTGGGTTGAGCAGGTTTACGATTTTTGGAAAACTTTTATCCGTCAACCAGCGATTTTAGTAGGCAATTCCAACGGTTCACTGATTTCCATGGCCGCCGCCGCCGCTCATCCCGACATGGTGCTGGGTATAGTGATGATGAGTTTACCCGACCCTTCCCTAGAACAAGAAGCAATTCCTCCCGTGTTGCGGCCGCTTGTCAGAGCAATTAAAAATGTGGTCGCTTCGCCATTAGTTCTTAAACCTGTGTTTAACTTCGTGCGCCGTCCAGGGGTGCTGCGTCGCTGGGCTAGTCTTGCCTACGCTAACCCAGAGGCGATTACCGATGAACTTATAGAAATTTTAGCTGGGCCTCCTCAAGACAGAGGTTCAGCGAGGGCTTTTAGTGCTTTGTTCAAAGCTGCGATCGGAATTAACTTTAGTCCTAGTGTGAAGACAGTATTACCAACCTTAACAATTCCGATGTTGTTAATTTGGGGACAAAAGGATCGGTTTGTTCCCCCAGCTCTTGCTAACCGATTTGCCCAATACAACCAAAAATTGGAAGTGCTGAACTTAGCAGATGTGGGTCATTGTCCCCATGATGAATGTCCTGAGCAAGTCAACCAAGCTATTGTAGATTGGATTGAGAGATGGGTTAGCGTAGGCGTAGCCAGCCGCAGGCATCGCCAACCCCCTTACACTTTCCCAGCTTTGCCGGAAGTCTAA
- a CDS encoding GAF domain-containing protein, translating to MSQSFSQNQARRNRQKKLWPQKWSLKTKAIVWALSISVLPVFAIGIATYFYGINLSTKQIPQVRLERAKSSTETEALQRQLSLLLTGMGVTAILAGAIAVFVTNRAISRVSNIAATSNDIKNRLRPDSEFTQTFIANEDELVMLERNISLFTELLSVLVQEKEAEADYSQLLTKITRWVRESFNEEDVLKTTSEEIRKALSIDRVAIFCFNSNCNGTFIVESVAPGLPKILGVTVSDPGFEVGYIEKYRNGSTRAIDNINQADLSDGDVELLKQFAVKSNLVAPIFKGKQLFGLLVAHQCSRVRFWQQSEIDLFAQIAMQVEFALDYAKLLEQVDTKADKAQIFIEITRSIRESLNEEDVLKTTVEEVRKLLSTDRVMVYSFNANWSGTVIAESVIPGYPKVLRSEIQDPCFGQGYVEKYQSGRVAITNNIYQAGLADCHISLLESFSVKANLVAPILKDEQLFGLLIAHQCSRPRDWQQPEIDLFAQIAMQVGFALDHARLLQRIEAEGVQSQLLVDTIGSIRQSLSEEDVLKTTVEEVRKVLSTDRVMVYSFNANWSGTVIAESVVLTYPKILRAEIEDPCFGQGYVKEYQSGRVLAINNIYEVGLADCHIKLLESFGVKANLVAPILKDEQLFGLLIAHQCSRPRDWKQSEIDLFAQIAMQVGFALDHARLLQRIEAEAMRSQLLVDITRRIRQSLKEEDVLKTTVEEVRKALSTDRVLVYSFYANWFGIIIAESVVPGYPKVLRSKIHDSCFTQGYIEKYQSGRVVAINNIHESGLADCHIKLLESFAVKANLVAPIIKDEQLFGLLIAHQCSGPRDWQQPEIDLFTQIAMQVGFTLDHARLLQAYQATEADSN from the coding sequence ATGAGTCAGTCTTTTTCTCAAAACCAAGCAAGGCGAAATCGTCAAAAAAAGCTGTGGCCCCAAAAATGGAGTTTAAAGACTAAAGCAATAGTTTGGGCACTAAGCATCAGCGTACTTCCTGTGTTTGCAATTGGGATAGCTACTTACTTCTATGGGATTAATTTAAGTACCAAACAAATACCGCAAGTAAGACTTGAGAGGGCAAAAAGTTCAACAGAAACTGAAGCTCTACAGAGACAACTGTCACTCTTGTTAACTGGTATGGGGGTAACGGCAATATTAGCAGGTGCGATCGCTGTTTTTGTGACTAATCGAGCTATCAGTCGAGTTAGCAACATTGCTGCAACCTCTAATGATATCAAAAATAGGCTACGTCCAGACAGTGAGTTTACTCAAACTTTCATCGCTAACGAAGATGAATTAGTGATGTTAGAGAGAAACATCAGCTTATTCACAGAACTGCTTTCAGTTTTGGTACAAGAGAAAGAAGCCGAAGCTGATTATTCTCAACTATTAACTAAAATTACCCGTTGGGTTCGAGAATCATTCAATGAAGAAGATGTTCTCAAAACTACCTCAGAAGAAATTCGTAAAGCTTTAAGCATTGACCGTGTAGCCATCTTTTGCTTCAATTCCAACTGTAATGGCACCTTTATCGTCGAATCAGTAGCACCTGGTTTACCGAAAATACTAGGGGTTACAGTCTCCGATCCTGGCTTCGAGGTAGGGTATATAGAAAAATACCGGAATGGTTCCACCCGTGCTATTGATAATATCAATCAAGCCGATCTCAGTGATGGTGATGTTGAATTGCTCAAGCAATTTGCTGTCAAATCTAATTTAGTAGCACCTATTTTTAAAGGCAAACAGCTATTCGGTTTATTGGTTGCACATCAGTGTTCTAGAGTTCGCTTTTGGCAGCAATCTGAGATTGATTTATTCGCTCAGATAGCTATGCAAGTAGAATTTGCCCTTGACTACGCCAAGCTTTTAGAACAGGTAGATACCAAAGCAGATAAAGCTCAGATATTTATAGAAATTACCCGCAGTATTCGCGAATCGCTCAACGAAGAGGATGTCCTAAAAACCACTGTAGAAGAGGTTCGCAAACTACTTAGTACAGATCGAGTAATGGTTTATAGCTTTAACGCTAATTGGTCTGGAACTGTGATTGCCGAATCAGTGATTCCAGGTTATCCAAAAGTTTTGCGGTCTGAAATCCAAGACCCGTGTTTCGGTCAGGGTTATGTAGAAAAATATCAGTCTGGTCGCGTTGCAATCACAAACAACATTTACCAAGCTGGTTTGGCTGATTGTCACATTAGCCTGCTCGAATCCTTTAGTGTGAAAGCAAATTTGGTTGCACCCATTCTCAAAGATGAACAGCTATTTGGCTTATTAATTGCTCATCAATGCTCCAGACCGCGTGATTGGCAACAGCCTGAAATTGATTTATTTGCTCAGATAGCAATGCAAGTAGGATTTGCTCTCGACCATGCAAGACTGTTGCAACGCATCGAGGCTGAGGGTGTGCAAAGTCAGTTGCTGGTGGATACTATCGGCAGCATTCGTCAATCGCTCAGCGAAGAAGATGTCCTAAAAACCACTGTCGAAGAGGTTCGCAAAGTACTTAGTACAGATCGAGTGATGGTTTATAGCTTTAATGCTAATTGGTCTGGAACTGTAATTGCCGAATCAGTTGTTCTCACCTATCCAAAAATTTTGCGGGCTGAAATCGAAGATCCATGTTTTGGTCAAGGCTATGTAAAAGAGTATCAGTCTGGTCGCGTTCTGGCAATAAATAACATTTACGAAGTCGGTTTAGCTGATTGTCACATTAAACTGCTCGAATCCTTTGGTGTGAAAGCAAATTTGGTAGCTCCCATTCTCAAGGATGAGCAGTTATTTGGCTTATTAATTGCACATCAATGCTCCAGACCCCGTGACTGGAAACAATCTGAGATCGATTTATTTGCTCAGATAGCAATGCAAGTGGGATTTGCTCTCGACCATGCAAGACTCCTGCAACGAATCGAAGCTGAAGCTATGCGAAGTCAATTATTGGTGGATATTACCCGCAGAATTCGCCAATCACTCAAAGAAGAGGATGTCCTGAAAACTACTGTGGAAGAGGTTCGGAAGGCTTTGAGTACTGACCGAGTACTAGTTTATAGCTTTTATGCTAATTGGTTCGGAATTATCATTGCCGAATCAGTGGTTCCAGGTTATCCCAAAGTTTTGCGGTCTAAAATCCACGATTCCTGTTTTACTCAAGGCTATATAGAAAAGTACCAGTCTGGTCGTGTTGTCGCAATCAACAACATTCATGAGTCAGGTTTGGCTGATTGTCACATCAAACTGCTCGAATCTTTCGCTGTGAAAGCAAATTTAGTTGCACCCATTATCAAAGATGAGCAGTTATTTGGCTTGTTAATTGCACATCAGTGTTCTGGGCCCCGTGATTGGCAACAGCCTGAGATTGATTTGTTTACCCAGATAGCTATGCAAGTAGGATTTACTCTCGATCATGCTAGGCTCCTACAAGCGTATCAAGCTACTGAAGCTGACTCTAATTAA